The following coding sequences are from one Lipingzhangella halophila window:
- a CDS encoding MarR family winged helix-turn-helix transcriptional regulator gives MSEEAGGRADVVDGIIARWAVELPEAAGMPLELYKRAARLTSILDRAVYAQVERLGLTRAEFDILATMRRADAPHRLTPSELSQGLLLSSGGTSNVLRRLTQAGLVERHGNAGDRRSSWVQLTDLGVEKAELAVRLAARATAQALRDVAPGTGHTAADALRDVLLALDDVDDASLDPAHVPPAAGTTHEGGNGSEPSPPSSTFTGTRAQPG, from the coding sequence ATGAGCGAAGAGGCGGGGGGCCGGGCTGATGTCGTCGACGGCATCATCGCGAGATGGGCGGTGGAGCTGCCCGAGGCGGCGGGCATGCCGCTGGAGCTGTACAAGCGCGCGGCCCGCCTCACCTCGATCCTGGACCGTGCTGTGTACGCCCAGGTGGAGCGTCTCGGGCTGACACGTGCCGAATTCGACATCCTGGCCACGATGCGGCGCGCCGACGCGCCGCACCGGCTGACTCCCTCGGAGCTCTCGCAGGGGCTGCTGCTCTCCTCGGGCGGGACCAGCAACGTCCTGCGCCGGCTGACCCAGGCCGGGCTGGTGGAGCGGCACGGCAACGCCGGGGACCGGCGCAGTTCCTGGGTCCAGCTCACCGACCTGGGCGTCGAGAAGGCCGAGCTGGCCGTGCGGCTGGCGGCGCGCGCGACCGCGCAAGCACTGCGCGACGTAGCGCCCGGAACCGGGCACACGGCCGCCGATGCCCTGCGCGACGTACTGCTCGCGCTGGACGATGTGGACGATGCCTCGCTGGACCCGGCACACGTCCCGCCGGCGGCGGGGACGACGCACGAGGGTGGCAACGGCTCCGAGCCGTCGCCACCCTCGTCCACGTTCACCGGCACCCGCGCGCAGCCGGGGTAG
- a CDS encoding TetR/AcrR family transcriptional regulator, which produces MAAEPAKPLRADARRNRERVLEAARSVFAAKGATASTEEIAREAEVGIGTVFRHFPTKDALLQAIIQDSLDHLFDEAEALVSGGAPDTALFTFFTRMVDMAAANRAVVEILAGAGADLPVAKVVERLRETVTTLLARAQQVGGVRADARPPEVLALLTGTCQAALATEWDGDVRERALTIVFDGLRPVRTIT; this is translated from the coding sequence ATGGCGGCGGAACCAGCCAAACCGCTCAGGGCCGACGCGCGGCGGAACAGGGAACGCGTTCTTGAGGCGGCGCGGTCCGTCTTCGCCGCCAAGGGGGCGACAGCCTCAACCGAGGAGATCGCCCGGGAGGCCGAGGTCGGTATCGGAACCGTCTTCCGGCACTTCCCGACCAAGGACGCGCTTCTGCAGGCGATCATCCAGGACAGCCTGGACCACCTGTTCGACGAGGCCGAGGCCCTCGTTTCCGGGGGCGCTCCCGACACGGCCCTGTTCACGTTCTTCACCCGGATGGTCGATATGGCCGCGGCCAACCGGGCCGTCGTCGAGATCCTGGCCGGCGCGGGAGCCGACCTGCCGGTGGCGAAGGTGGTCGAGCGGCTGCGGGAGACGGTCACGACGCTGCTCGCACGCGCCCAGCAGGTCGGCGGCGTGCGCGCCGACGCGCGCCCGCCGGAGGTACTGGCGCTGCTCACCGGGACGTGCCAGGCAGCGCTGGCCACGGAATGGGACGGCGATGTCCGGGAGCGCGCGCTCACCATTGTCTTCGACGGTCTGCGTCCGGTACGAACGATCACCTGA
- a CDS encoding metallophosphoesterase family protein translates to MTPEPPAQLFAVSDLHVSYAENRTIADGIQPESDRDWLIVAGDIGELAADIEWALRLLTERFATVIWAPGNHELWTHGTDPVRLRGVERYHHIVNICRSLGVATPEDPYPVWPGESGPITIAPLFVLYDYSFHPPGTHTKEAGLEYAYETGVVCTDEFMLHPDPYATREEWCAARVDYTEERLRALGGAPVVLVNHWPTLREVTRPLYYPEFAQWCGTERTADWHRRFNATTVVYGHLHIPRTTWHHGVRFEEVSLGYPREWRRRSEQRPLPRRILSEVRDA, encoded by the coding sequence GTGACTCCCGAGCCCCCCGCACAGCTGTTCGCGGTCAGTGACCTCCACGTCAGCTACGCCGAGAACCGCACGATCGCCGATGGCATCCAGCCGGAGTCGGACCGCGACTGGCTGATCGTCGCCGGCGACATCGGTGAGCTGGCCGCCGACATCGAGTGGGCGCTGCGGCTGCTGACCGAGCGCTTCGCGACCGTGATCTGGGCGCCCGGCAACCACGAGCTGTGGACGCACGGGACCGACCCGGTGCGGCTGCGCGGGGTGGAGCGGTACCACCACATCGTGAACATCTGCCGGTCTCTCGGCGTGGCGACCCCCGAGGACCCCTATCCGGTGTGGCCGGGCGAGAGCGGGCCAATCACGATCGCCCCGCTCTTCGTGCTCTACGACTACTCGTTCCACCCGCCCGGCACCCACACCAAGGAGGCCGGGCTGGAGTACGCCTACGAGACGGGCGTGGTGTGCACCGACGAGTTCATGCTGCACCCCGACCCCTACGCCACGCGCGAGGAGTGGTGCGCGGCCCGGGTCGACTACACCGAGGAACGTCTCCGCGCTCTCGGGGGCGCGCCGGTGGTCCTGGTCAACCACTGGCCCACGCTCCGCGAGGTCACCCGGCCGCTGTACTACCCCGAGTTCGCCCAGTGGTGCGGCACCGAACGCACCGCGGACTGGCACCGGCGGTTCAACGCGACCACTGTGGTCTACGGCCACCTGCACATCCCCCGCACCACCTGGCACCACGGCGTCCGCTTCGAGGAGGTGTCGCTGGGCTATCCGCGCGAGTGGCGGCGCCGTTCAGAACAGCGCCCCCTGCCGCGCCGGATCCTCTCCGAGGTCCGGGACGCCTGA
- a CDS encoding nuclear transport factor 2 family protein, translated as MPGTPSPRDVFDRFQRNVLEGGGLALTADMCAQDVIVETPVAPPGHPRRFDGREQFAAFAEAARAALAHVRFEEFRNVVPQETADPEVLIVEYEIAATDTATGRSATAPFILVLRVRDGVVTHFREYQDTAALAAFAQPA; from the coding sequence ATGCCCGGCACGCCGAGTCCCCGAGATGTCTTCGACCGGTTCCAGCGCAACGTGCTCGAAGGGGGCGGCCTCGCACTCACCGCCGATATGTGCGCGCAGGACGTCATCGTCGAGACCCCCGTCGCACCCCCCGGCCACCCCCGCCGGTTCGACGGCCGGGAGCAGTTCGCGGCGTTCGCGGAAGCGGCCCGGGCAGCGCTGGCGCACGTGCGCTTCGAGGAGTTCCGCAACGTCGTGCCGCAGGAAACCGCCGACCCCGAGGTGCTCATCGTGGAGTACGAGATCGCGGCAACGGACACCGCGACCGGGCGCTCCGCCACGGCGCCGTTCATCCTGGTGCTGCGGGTACGCGACGGGGTGGTCACCCACTTCCGGGAGTACCAGGACACCGCGGCCCTGGCCGCGTTCGCCCAGCCCGCCTGA
- a CDS encoding TetR/AcrR family transcriptional regulator, translating into MPENTREALVVAATQLMDVGGLEAVTLREVGRRAGVSHMAPYKHFTDKEALLAAVAARELEYLGSAMTKIQEHGRPAEATLRLAMHEYVTWALAYPVRFKLVFGVWSTDTGSGELGAAAGTARATLGQIVAAAQRTGQLPPGDTERLAALIQALAHGAVDLALAGHVSAQGKGNAGPHDLVDDLLGHLRASAG; encoded by the coding sequence ATGCCAGAGAACACACGTGAGGCCCTGGTGGTCGCGGCCACGCAGCTCATGGATGTGGGAGGGCTCGAAGCGGTCACACTGCGCGAGGTCGGCCGGCGCGCCGGGGTGTCGCACATGGCGCCCTATAAGCACTTCACCGACAAGGAGGCGCTACTCGCCGCGGTGGCCGCGCGCGAGCTGGAGTACCTGGGCTCGGCGATGACCAAGATCCAGGAGCACGGCCGCCCGGCCGAGGCCACCCTCCGCCTGGCCATGCACGAGTACGTCACCTGGGCGCTCGCGTACCCCGTCCGTTTCAAGCTGGTGTTCGGGGTCTGGTCCACCGACACCGGCTCCGGGGAGCTGGGGGCCGCAGCGGGCACCGCACGCGCGACACTCGGCCAGATCGTGGCCGCGGCACAGCGCACCGGCCAGCTTCCGCCGGGCGACACCGAACGGCTGGCCGCGCTGATCCAGGCGCTGGCGCACGGCGCCGTTGACCTCGCCCTGGCGGGGCACGTGTCAGCCCAGGGCAAGGGGAACGCTGGCCCGCACGACCTCGTCGACGACCTGCTGGGGCACCTCCGCGCCTCGGCCGGGTGA
- a CDS encoding RNA-binding S4 domain-containing protein, whose product MNTGAAGESQPAKASAKDRSLPAGLPSGRIDRWLWAVRLAKTRQVAAQACRGGHVRVNDRPVKPATAVRVGDVVKVKLTGTPRIVEVSHVIEKRVGAPVAVRCYVDHTPAPPPEAKAPVPRRDPGAGRPTKRDRRQIDRLRGMR is encoded by the coding sequence GTGAACACCGGTGCCGCCGGCGAGTCTCAGCCAGCGAAGGCGTCCGCCAAAGACCGCTCCCTGCCAGCAGGGCTGCCCAGCGGCCGGATCGACCGCTGGCTGTGGGCGGTGCGGCTGGCCAAGACCCGGCAGGTGGCCGCGCAAGCCTGCCGCGGCGGCCACGTCCGGGTAAACGACCGGCCGGTCAAGCCGGCGACAGCGGTACGGGTCGGCGACGTCGTCAAGGTCAAGCTGACCGGAACCCCCCGCATCGTCGAGGTCAGCCACGTGATCGAGAAGCGGGTCGGCGCGCCGGTCGCCGTGCGGTGCTATGTCGACCACACCCCTGCCCCGCCGCCCGAGGCGAAGGCCCCGGTCCCGCGACGCGATCCCGGCGCCGGGCGCCCGACGAAACGCGACCGGCGACAGATCGACCGGCTGCGCGGAATGCGCTGA
- a CDS encoding MMPL family transporter — MLASLGRFTNRNSRTVLLAAFLFALFAGLWGPGVLQEMSTSGYADPGAESERASALLEREFGRTSPDAVAVYSDPTKTVDDPEFAEAVTAAVDRLPDTRIARVQSYWTPGATDEERDALVSEDRHTTYVALNTVGDTDEERLASYEAVLGDLRADGLQVVMGGQLTSLHQLQTLATGDLASAQLIAMPILLVLLVIIFRGVVAALMPIVLGVFAVLGSMVLLRLLTGATEVSVFALQVTMLLGLGLAIDYGLFVVSRYRDELAQRGDPGEAIAATLPTAGRTVVFSGLTVIVALCGLLVFPQPASRSLGLGGITAVLFTVLAAVTVLPALLTLLGHRINALRVPWPRRARTPAKGAGGWARLAGFVMRRPVLALITAGLVLLVAAGPLLSLQPGLTNHRYLPAGNDGQEAAEILDEEFPNEGPVASTIRIAVVGEVEEAELDGYVARLANLDGAGDAEVERANGDVAQVAVGYSGDADDGANTDLVVDIRAVEPPVGATEVLVGGAGGPAVAVDSTDSTLDSLPRALLVVVVGTAILLFLAFGSLLLPLKALLVASLSLAATFGVLTWAIQDGGLASPLGFVPVGTTDIWTYGIVAIIAFGLITDYELFIVSRAREEYTATGDNTRAIATGVQRTAGIITSAALLMIVVLGTAGLTSRSLVIATLGIGLTVAIAIDATLVRAVLVPASMRLFGRLNWWLPRPLRRLHERVAGTGDGATSPPPAGLTSSTSQIRWTDAREHT, encoded by the coding sequence ATGCTCGCGTCTCTGGGCCGTTTCACGAACCGGAACAGCCGGACAGTTCTGCTGGCGGCCTTCCTGTTCGCACTCTTCGCAGGACTCTGGGGTCCCGGCGTCCTCCAGGAGATGAGCACATCGGGCTACGCGGATCCGGGCGCCGAGTCCGAAAGGGCCTCAGCGCTCCTGGAACGCGAGTTCGGGCGCACTTCTCCCGACGCCGTCGCGGTTTACAGCGACCCCACGAAAACGGTGGACGACCCGGAGTTCGCCGAGGCGGTGACCGCGGCGGTGGACCGACTACCCGACACGCGCATCGCGCGGGTCCAGAGCTACTGGACCCCCGGAGCCACCGACGAGGAACGCGACGCGCTGGTCTCGGAGGACCGGCACACCACGTACGTGGCCCTCAACACGGTGGGCGACACCGACGAGGAACGGCTCGCCTCCTACGAGGCCGTCCTCGGCGACCTCCGGGCCGACGGCCTCCAGGTCGTCATGGGAGGCCAGCTCACCAGCCTGCACCAGTTGCAGACGCTGGCCACGGGAGACCTGGCCAGCGCCCAGCTGATCGCCATGCCGATCCTGCTCGTGCTGCTCGTCATCATCTTCCGCGGAGTGGTCGCGGCACTCATGCCCATCGTGCTGGGCGTGTTCGCTGTCCTCGGGTCAATGGTGCTGCTGCGCCTACTCACCGGCGCCACCGAAGTCTCGGTGTTCGCGCTGCAGGTCACCATGCTCCTCGGGCTCGGCCTGGCGATCGACTACGGCCTGTTCGTCGTCAGCCGCTACCGCGACGAACTGGCTCAACGGGGCGATCCCGGCGAGGCGATCGCGGCGACCCTGCCAACGGCCGGGCGCACGGTCGTGTTCTCCGGGCTCACGGTGATCGTCGCGCTCTGCGGGCTGCTGGTGTTCCCGCAGCCGGCGTCGCGATCCCTCGGACTGGGCGGGATCACCGCGGTGCTGTTCACCGTCCTGGCCGCCGTCACGGTGCTGCCGGCCCTGCTGACGCTTCTCGGCCACCGGATCAACGCGCTGCGCGTCCCCTGGCCCCGCCGCGCCCGGACGCCCGCTAAGGGTGCCGGTGGCTGGGCACGGCTGGCCGGGTTCGTCATGCGCAGACCGGTATTGGCGCTCATCACCGCCGGCCTGGTGCTGCTGGTCGCCGCAGGGCCGCTGCTCTCCCTGCAGCCCGGCCTGACCAACCACCGCTACCTCCCGGCCGGCAACGACGGCCAGGAGGCGGCCGAGATCCTGGACGAGGAGTTCCCGAACGAGGGGCCCGTGGCGAGCACGATCCGGATCGCCGTGGTCGGGGAGGTCGAGGAGGCGGAGCTGGACGGCTACGTGGCGCGCCTGGCGAACCTCGACGGCGCCGGGGACGCCGAGGTCGAGCGCGCCAACGGCGACGTCGCGCAGGTCGCGGTGGGTTACTCGGGTGATGCCGACGACGGGGCCAACACCGACCTGGTCGTGGACATCCGGGCGGTGGAGCCGCCCGTCGGGGCGACCGAGGTACTGGTCGGCGGTGCGGGCGGACCGGCCGTGGCGGTCGACAGCACCGACTCGACCCTCGACTCCCTTCCGCGGGCGCTGCTCGTCGTCGTGGTCGGTACCGCGATCCTGCTCTTCCTCGCGTTCGGCTCGCTGCTGCTGCCGCTCAAGGCGCTGCTCGTCGCCTCCCTGTCGCTGGCGGCGACCTTCGGCGTCCTCACCTGGGCCATCCAGGACGGGGGCCTGGCATCCCCGCTCGGGTTCGTCCCGGTCGGCACGACCGACATCTGGACCTACGGGATCGTCGCCATCATCGCCTTCGGCCTGATCACCGACTACGAGCTGTTCATCGTCAGCCGGGCCCGGGAGGAGTACACGGCGACCGGCGACAACACCCGCGCGATCGCCACGGGCGTGCAGCGAACCGCCGGCATCATCACCAGCGCAGCGCTGCTGATGATCGTGGTGCTCGGCACCGCGGGACTCACCTCCCGGTCGCTGGTCATCGCGACACTCGGTATCGGGTTGACGGTGGCGATCGCCATCGACGCGACGCTGGTGCGCGCCGTCCTGGTACCCGCGTCAATGCGGTTGTTCGGTCGGCTCAACTGGTGGCTGCCGCGCCCGCTGCGCCGGCTGCACGAGCGCGTCGCCGGAACAGGGGACGGCGCGACGAGTCCTCCTCCTGCTGGGCTTACGTCGTCAACCAGCCAGATACGATGGACGGATGCCAGAGAACACACGTGA
- a CDS encoding flavodoxin family protein, whose translation MQTIVAIAYHTGYGHTGRLAEAVAKGASEVPGTTVEQHAVDQLTEDDWQALDRADAIIFGCPTYMSSASAAFATFKEATSKVWADNMRWRDKIAAGFTNSGNMSGDKLNTLVQIALLASQHGMVWVGLDRYGGWNTSAGAPSDTNRLGSWLGAMSQSNNDEGPDTAPIGSDLETAAALGRRVARFTKLHRAGDTYLSGTEDGSRDAVLSGSGTGECAG comes from the coding sequence ATGCAGACGATCGTCGCGATCGCGTACCACACCGGATACGGCCACACCGGCCGGCTCGCCGAGGCTGTTGCCAAGGGGGCGAGCGAGGTTCCCGGGACTACCGTCGAGCAGCACGCGGTGGACCAGCTCACCGAGGACGACTGGCAGGCACTGGACCGGGCCGACGCGATCATCTTCGGCTGTCCCACCTACATGAGCAGCGCCAGCGCCGCTTTCGCCACGTTCAAGGAGGCCACCAGCAAGGTCTGGGCCGACAACATGCGCTGGCGGGACAAGATCGCCGCCGGCTTCACCAACAGCGGGAACATGAGCGGCGACAAGCTCAACACCCTGGTGCAGATAGCGCTGCTCGCCTCCCAACACGGGATGGTGTGGGTCGGCCTGGACAGGTACGGCGGCTGGAACACCTCGGCGGGCGCGCCCTCGGACACCAACCGGCTCGGCAGTTGGCTCGGGGCGATGTCGCAGTCCAACAACGACGAGGGCCCCGACACCGCGCCGATCGGTTCCGATCTGGAGACCGCGGCGGCTCTGGGACGCCGGGTGGCACGGTTCACCAAGCTGCACCGGGCCGGCGACACCTACCTCTCGGGCACCGAGGACGGTTCGCGTGACGCCGTCCTCAGCGGCTCGGGCACAGGTGAGTGCGCCGGCTGA
- a CDS encoding FAD-binding protein, whose amino-acid sequence MDTDPATAEPAPTSRGTVRPAGGGAASRAFGALPRLDGELVRDPCSTARAADDYGHLVRHRPLGVLRAASASDIAAVLRWCAEHGIPAAARGQGHTTYGQAQVEGGMVLDTAALRGVRWESASRVAVQAGARWSDVLRATLRRGRAPRVLTDYLGLSVGGTLSVGGFGGASQHYGAQTDNVAEIEVVTGNGRIATCSPDQDPELFHAALAGLGQCAVITRASVETVPVPPSVRRFALSYPTASALAHDQRRLVADGRFAHVEGLARPAPDGGGWRYVLEAVAMPPARERPDDAALLGDLHDDREQAEIGDLPFLEFADRMAPGIRGLRLTGQWYHPHPWLNLLLPDSAADDVVGTVMAGLTPDAIGPSGVVLLYPMRRAVLRTPLLRVPDEPVVFLFALLRTATPAPGAPTAEEALDANRRSYELARERGGVRYPVGSVAMGPGDWPAHFGERWPDLVAAKAAYDPASILAPGVGVFPAPPR is encoded by the coding sequence ATGGACACCGACCCGGCGACCGCGGAACCCGCGCCTACCAGCCGCGGCACGGTGCGGCCGGCCGGAGGCGGCGCCGCGTCGCGGGCGTTCGGCGCGCTGCCGCGCCTGGACGGCGAGCTGGTCCGCGATCCCTGTTCCACCGCGCGCGCCGCCGACGACTACGGTCACCTGGTGCGCCATCGCCCGCTCGGGGTGTTGCGCGCGGCTTCGGCGTCCGACATCGCGGCGGTGCTGCGGTGGTGCGCGGAGCACGGGATCCCCGCCGCCGCGCGCGGACAGGGACACACCACGTACGGCCAGGCCCAGGTCGAGGGCGGGATGGTGCTCGATACCGCCGCCCTGCGGGGTGTGCGGTGGGAGTCGGCGAGCCGGGTGGCCGTCCAGGCGGGCGCGCGGTGGAGCGATGTGCTGCGCGCGACTCTGCGGCGCGGGCGTGCGCCGCGAGTCCTCACCGACTACCTGGGGCTCTCGGTCGGCGGGACGCTCTCGGTGGGCGGGTTCGGCGGCGCGAGCCAGCACTACGGGGCCCAGACCGACAATGTTGCGGAGATCGAGGTGGTGACCGGGAACGGCCGGATCGCGACCTGCTCGCCTGACCAGGACCCGGAACTTTTCCACGCCGCGCTCGCCGGTCTCGGCCAGTGCGCGGTCATCACCCGTGCCAGTGTCGAGACCGTGCCGGTGCCGCCGAGCGTGCGGCGCTTCGCGCTGAGCTATCCGACGGCGTCGGCGCTGGCACACGACCAGCGGCGCCTGGTCGCCGATGGGCGCTTCGCGCACGTCGAGGGCCTGGCCCGGCCCGCGCCTGATGGCGGCGGCTGGCGCTACGTGCTGGAGGCGGTCGCGATGCCCCCGGCCAGGGAGCGGCCGGACGACGCGGCCCTCCTCGGTGACCTGCACGACGATCGCGAGCAGGCGGAGATCGGCGACCTACCGTTCCTGGAGTTCGCCGACCGGATGGCGCCAGGTATCCGCGGCCTGCGGTTGACCGGCCAGTGGTACCACCCGCATCCGTGGCTGAACCTGCTGCTTCCCGACAGCGCGGCGGACGACGTGGTGGGCACGGTCATGGCCGGGCTCACACCCGATGCCATCGGCCCCAGCGGTGTCGTGCTGCTGTACCCGATGCGCCGCGCGGTGTTGCGTACTCCGTTGCTGCGGGTGCCCGACGAGCCGGTGGTGTTCCTGTTCGCCCTGCTGCGAACCGCCACCCCGGCACCGGGGGCGCCCACGGCCGAAGAGGCGCTGGACGCCAACCGCCGCAGCTACGAACTCGCCCGGGAGCGCGGCGGGGTCCGGTATCCGGTGGGCAGTGTCGCCATGGGGCCGGGCGACTGGCCCGCGCACTTCGGGGAGCGCTGGCCGGACCTGGTGGCCGCCAAGGCCGCCTACGATCCCGCCTCGATCCTGGCGCCCGGAGTGGGAGTCTTTCCCGCCCCTCCGCGATGA